TCGGCCTCATTTCCGACACCCACAACCTCCTCCGCTCTGAGGCTCTCGCGGCGCTTCAAGGCTGCGACGCGATCATCCACGCCGGCGACATCGGCAACCCGGACATTCTCACTCAACTGGCCGAAATCGCCCCTCTTCATACGGTACGCGGCAACAACGATCTAAACAGCCCTTGGGCCCGAGACCTCCCCGATCTCCTCACCTTAAACCTCAACGGCTGGCAAAGCCTGCTCGTCCACGACATAGCCGACGTTCCCACCGACCTCGACCCCAGCGTAAAACTCATCATCACCGGCCACTCCCACAAACCCCGCATTGAATGGTGCGGTGATCGTCTTTATGTCAACCCGGGTAGCGCCGGTCCTCGTCGTTTCAAGCTGCCGGTCACGCTGGCAATTCTCGAAATACAACCCGACTCAATCGACCCCCGCCTCATTTCCCTGCTGGATCCCCCCGCCTGAAACCGCTACCGTTCCCCCATCCAAAGCAGGGAACTCACGCGCCATGTCCTTCGCCGACAACCTTCTCGCTTTCACACTCGCCGCCACGTTGCTGACCCTGACACCCGGCCTCGACACCGCGCTGGTCCTGCGCACCGCCACCGTCGAAGGCAAGCAACAGGCCTTGCGTGCGGCGTTAGGCATCAACGCAGGTTGCCTGCTGTGGGGCGCAGCGGTGGCGTTCGGGCTAGGGGCGTTGATTGCGGTGTCGGAACTGGCTTACAACCTGTTGAAGTACTGCGGTGCGGCGTATCTGGCGTGGCTCGGGTTGAACATGTTGCTGCGCCCTCGCCGCTCACTGGCACCTGCCGAGGCCAATGGCAAGCCGGGGGGAAACTGGTTTTTGAAGGGCATGCTGGGAAATGTGCTCAATCCAAAAATCGGGATTTTCTACGTGTCGTTTCTGCCGCAGTTCATTCCGCAAGGCCAACCACTGGTGCCGTGGACGTTCGGGCTGGTGAGCATTCACGTCGTGCTCGGGCTGATCTGGTCACTGGTGTTGATCGGAGCGACGCAGCCGCTGTCCGGGTTTCTGCGACGGGAGAAGGTGATTCGCTGGATGGATCGCACCACGGGGATGATTTTCGTGTTGTTTGCCGCACGACTGGCCTTCAGCAAGCGCTGACTCACAAACTCAAATCACCCTCCATCGCCGATGCAAGATTCAGCAAGCAGAGCACTTGCTCAACACATATGGATATCCGTATATTCGAAATTCCATATGTGTTCAGGGCAATTTCATGCTCACCCCCGCCACCTTTTTCAAATGCCTCGCCGACGAAACCCGCGCCCGGGCCACGCTGCTGATCACCCGTGAAGGTGAGTTGTGTGTCTGCGAACTGGTCTGCGCGCTGGACGACAGCCAGCCGAAAATCTCCCGCCATCTCGCGCAATTGCGCACCTGCGGCTTGCTGCTGGATCGCCGTCAGGGTCAGTGGGTTTATTACCGGCTCAATCCGGAGTTGCCGGAATGGGTACGCGAGATGTTGCAGGCCACCTTGGCCGCCAACACCACGTGGCTGGAAGAAAACAGCGCGCGACTCGCCGCCATGGGCGATCGCCCGCTCAATACATCTGCCTGCTGCTGAGGACCGATCATGCGCGTTCTATTCATGTGCACCGCCAACAGTTGCCGCAGCATTCTGTCCGAAGCAATGTTCAACCACCTGGCGCCGCAAGGTTTCGAGGCGGTCAGCGCCGGCAGTTTCCCCAAGGGCCAGGTGCTGCCGCGCAGCCTGAGCACGTTGCAGGAGGCCGGCATTGCCATCGCCGGGTTGAGCAGCAAGGGCAACGACGCCTTCGAAGACAACCCGCCGGACATTGTCATCACTGTGTGCGACAAGGCAGCCGGCGAAGCCTGCCCCGTCTACTTCGGCCCGGCCTTGAAGGCCCATTGGGGGCTGGAGGATCCGTCGGAAGTGAGCGGCGATGAAGCCGCCATCAGCGCAGCCTTCCACGGGACCCTCGCCCGGATCGAAACCCGCTGCCGGGCCTTCTTCACCCTGCCCTTCGCCCAACTGGATCGCGATGCCCTCAAGCGCGAGCTCGACCGCATCAGCCTGCTATGACCGGAGCCGTCATGACCGATCTGCCCAATCTCGACTTATCGCTGACTCAGAAAACCACCCGCGACAACGGTGTGCACAAACCACGCATTCTGCTGCTCTACGGCTCGACCCGCCCGCGTTCCTTCAGTCGCTTGCTGGTGGAAGAAGCCGCGCGACTGCTGGAGCACTTCGGTGCCGAGACGCGAATCTTCAATCCCTCGGGCCTGCCGCTGCCGGATGACGCGCCCGGCGATCACCCGAAAGTCCAGGAACTGCTGGAGCTGATGCAATGGTCCGAAGGCCAGGTCTGGTGTTCACCCGAACGCCACGGCGCGATGTCGGCGGTGTTCAAGGCGCAGATCGACTGGGTGCCGCTGGCGCTCGGTGCGGTGCGTCCGACCCAGGGCAAAACCCTCGCGGTGATGCAGGTCTGCGGCGGTTCGCAATCGTTCAACGTGGTCAATCAACTGCGCGTGCTGGGCCGCTGGATGCGCATGTTCACCATCCCCAATCAGTCGTCGGTGCCCAAGGCCTATCTGGAGTTTGACGAAGGCAACCGCATGAAGCCTTCGGCGCTGTACGACCGGGTGGTGGATGTGATGGAGGAACTGGTGAAATTCACGCTGTTGCTGCGTGATCGCCCGGATATGGTGGATCGCTACTCGGAGCGCAAGGAGTCGGCGGAGGAACTGATGCAGCGGGTCAATCAGCGCTCGATCTGAGTCGATGCAACGCAAAGAAAAACGGCCCGAGGTTCCAGACAACCCGAAACTTTTCCTCGATTTCCGGCCTGATCACCTAACCTCATTGATTGTGTGATCAACCGGAATCAGCCAGTCCCATGCGCAATGCATTGATGTCATTGGTGTTCGTCGTTCTGACCCTGCTCGGCCCGGGCCTGGCAACTGTGGCGGCCGCCGATTTATCGAACGCAATCGACATCGGCGCCCCGCTTCCGGGGGTCAGCCAAAACGATCTGCAAGCGCTGCAACAGCGCCTCGATGGCCTCAAGCAGCAGATCTCGTCCGCCAACAACTACAACCAGCTCGAAGGCCCGCAGGATCGGGTGCAGTTGTTCATTCTGGACATCGATCGGTTGTCCGCCTCGCTGTTGCCGCAACAGGCACAACTGACCGTGCAACTGGGCGTATTAGGCGCGACGCCGACGGAAACAGTGGCCGCCGAACAGGCCGATATCGCGGCACAACGGGCGACACTGATCGAACAGAAGACTAAGGTCGATACCGCCCTGAAGAACCTGGCGACACTCAAACAGAACGCCACCGACCTGATCACACAAATTGCCAGCATTCGCCGTACGTTGCTCGAAAGCGAGCTGACCTTAGGCACTGACAGCATTCTGAGCCCCGGATTCTGGGCACCGCTGGTCGATCCCGCTCCTGACGATCGCCAGCGGCTGCGCTCGTTCGTCGAGCAGATCAAGGAAACCGGCGCCGAGGCCTGGCAACCAGGGCAACGGTTCTACACCAGTGTGCTGGTGCTGCTGGCCTTCATCGTCTGGACACTGGGCCGCCGGCTCGCTGACCGATGGCTGGCGTGGGTGTGCATTCATCGCATGCCAGAAGGACGGCTGCGCCGCAGTTCGCTGGCGTTTGCCTCGGCACTGGCAACCCTCGCGACTACGGCGATTGCCCTGGAATTGCTGTATTACGCCTGCACGCGGCATGTGCCGTTGCCACCGATGCTGGCGACGTTTTCCGACGAGTTCCAGAAAGTGGTGTACGCCTGCGTGATGATCACCGGCCTGAGCCGCGCGTTGCTGTCCACCGAGCACCCGTCTTGGCGGCTGCCGGTGATTGCCGAGCCGGTGGCACTGACGCTCAAGCCGTTCGCCCGGATTCTTTCCGTCACGCTGCTGGTGCTGGTGACGGCGGTGCAGGTCAGCAACGCGTCCGGCATGAGCAGCCAGATCGTGATTGCCGGACGGGGCGTGATTGCACTGGTGGTGCTGGGCATCGTCACGGTGCTGCTGATGCGCGTCGGCAAGGTGCGCAAAGCGTTGGCGGCGGCCGGAGATGCGCAGGTCACCGGCAACACGTTCGCCGGCGTGGTCTACACCATTGCAACGCTGGCGATGGTCATCTCACTGGGGGCGTTGCTGACGGGATATGTGTCGCTGGCGCGGTTCATCACCTATGAACTGGTGTGGGCGTTTATCGTATTTTCCGGTTTCTATCTGTTGATGCAGTTGCTCAAGGACAGCTGCGAATACTTCTTCTCGCCCCGCCACTCCAGCGGCAAGGCGTTGAAGCAACTGCTGGGGGTCGGCGACCGGCGCCTCGAACAAGCCTCGACCCTGCTGGCCGGCGTGGGCCGGGCCGCGTTGTTGTTGCTGGCGGTGATCACCCTGTTCGTCGGTGGCATCGGTACCACCCTCGGCCAACTGGCGACCAACATTGGCGCGATTCTCGGCGGCGCCGGCCTGCGCAAACTGAACATAGTTCCCGGGCATTTGCTCAACGCCATGCTCGCGCTGCTGATCGGCATTTACCTGATCCGCGCCCTGCGTCGCTGGCTGGACAACGAATTCCTGCCCAAGACCGACATGGACCCGGGCATGTGCGCTTCGCTCAGCACGCTGTTTTCCAATATCGGCTATGCGCTGGTGGTGTTGCTGACACTGTCGTCACTGGGCGTGAAGTGGACCAACCTGGCGTGGATCGTCAGCGCCCTGTCGGTGGGGATCGGTTTCGGTTTGCAGGAGATCGTGAAGAACTTCGTCTCCGGTCTGATCCTGCTCACCGAACGCCCGGTCAAGGTCGGCGACTTGATCAGCATCAGCGGCGTCGAGGGCGACATCCGCCGGATCAACGTGCGTGCCACCGAAATCCAGCTCAGTGACCGCTCCATCGTGATCGTCCCAAACTCGCAACTGATCTCGCAAAACCTGCGCAACGTCACCCTCGGTGGCAGCGCCCAGGGCGTGGCGACGCTGGAGCTGATGTTCCCGCTGGACATCGATCCCGAGCAGGTCAAAAACCTGTTGCTCGACACCTATAAAGAGCACGAAACCATCCTCGGCAAACCGGCGCCGTTTGTGCGGTTCAGCAAGCTTTCGCCCGATGGCATCACGCTGACCGTGACGGGTTATGTCGACAGCCCGCGGATTGTCGGCAAGACCAAGAGTGATTTGTTGTTCGAGATTCTCAAGCGGCTGGGGGCGTCGGGGATTGAGTTGGCCAAACCGGCTCAGCCCAACGCTTGAAAAAAGGCCGTCTATAGTCCCAGAGAATAAAAATCTGCTCCGCTGACTTCCCGACGTGAAAGGAATCGTATGAAAAAGCTAGCGACCTGCACACTCGCTTCCTGGGCTGCATTGACCCTGCTGAACCCAGCCTTCGCCGAAGACGCACCGTCTGAAAACGGCGCAACTCCGGTCACCGTGGATAATTTCCCGCGTGCAGAGTCAGACTTGTACATCGGTTCGCTGGCCAAACAGGGTGGTCTGGGCAAACTTCTGCATCGCCGAGAAGAAGCCTCGATCGACCACCAGACCGTCATTCGTTTGAACCGTGACACCCTCTACACTTCGGGCGTTTTTGACCTCGACGCGAGTCCTGTGACTATCACCCTGCCCGATCCCGGCAAACGGTTCATGGCCCTGCAGATCATCAACGAAGACCATTACACCCCCGACGTGTTCTATGGTGCCGGCAGCCATACGCTGACCCGGGAAAACGTTGGCACCCGCTATGTTGTCACTGCCATCCGAACACTGGTCGACCCCAACAGCCCGGATGACGTAAAACAGGTACATGCCCTGCAGGATGCGATCACGGTCAGCCAGAAGAGCGCCGGTACACTGGAGCTGCCCCACTGGGATGCCGCGAGCCAGAAGAAAGTCCGCGATGCGTTGCTGATACTGTCCTCGACCATTCCCGATTTCCGTAGAGCCTTCGGCACGAAAAAAGAGGTCGACCCGATCCGTCACCTGCTCGGTTCGGCCTCTGCATGGGGTGGCAATCCGGACAAGGATGCGACCTACCTGAACGTCACGCCGACAAAAAATGACGGCAAAACCGTTTACCGCCTGACCGTCAAAGACGTCCCTGTCGACGGGTTCTGGTCGGTCAGCCTTTACAACGCCGAAGGCTATTACGAAAAAAATCCGCAACACGCTTACACGCTGAACAACCTGACAGCGAAGAAATCTGCCGACGGCTCGATCGTGATCCAGTTTGGTGGCTGCAAGCCTGCGGTAGCGAACTGTTTGCCGATCATGCAGGGCTGGAACTACACCGTGCGGTTGTACCGGCCGAAAGCGCAGATTCTCAGCGGGATGTGGACGTTTCCGGAGCCGAAGCCGGTTGAGTGAAGTTACTTTCCCTGACCCCAGGCCAGTGTCTTTAAAGGGGACTGTCTTTAAAGGGGACAGATTTATTTTCTGTTAAAGGGGACAGATTTATTTTATGAGAATCAATCTGTCCCCCTTTCTGACTCGTTGAATGAAGGGCAATTTCACCGAACCCAAGGCCAGCGCCAGTAGAACCAGCAAGATAAACACCCAATCAAAGAGGCCTGGGTGCTGGCCGAGGACGAGCATAGAGCTGACGATGCCAAATACCGGAATCAACAGCGACAGCGGGGCCACGCGCGACACCGGGTATTCACGCAGCAGCAGATTCCACCCCCAGTAACTGAAGTGCGTCGCTGCGTACACCTGGAACGCGAGTGAAAACAGCGTCATGCCATTCAGTTGCGAAGGCACCGCGTTGAAAGGAGCGGAGCCGTGTAGCAGCCACGTCAACAGCAAGAGCGGGATGGGTGGAAACAAACTCGCCCAGACGACGAAGGCGAAGATTTCATGCACTCTGGAAACCTTGATGACCACGTTGCCAATGCTCCAGGCCACCGCGCTGCCAATCACCAGGGCAAAACCTGCCCTCGATACATCGCCGGGACTGCACAAGACAATCCCCACCAGTCCTGCAGCAGCCAACACACTGCCAATCAGCTGAGGCCCTCCCAAGCGTTCTCCAAAGAAGAGCACGCCCCAGCCCAGCGTGAAGAATGCGCTGAACTGGATCAGCAACGACGCGCTACCCGGCGGTACGCCCCACGCGATCCCCTGATTGATCAACGCCCACATCGCGACACCGAAGATCAGCCCATAGGCCGCGATCCATCCGAAGGCAACTTGCGGACGTTTGACGAAAAATACCCAAGGCAAAGCCGCCAGTGCAAAACGTAACGCCGTCAACAACAGCGGGTCGATGCCGGCCAGCCCGAGTTTGGTGACGGGGAAGTTCAATCCCCAGACCGCTGTGACCGAAACGGCCAGTACTAGATGTTTCTTTTGCATGATCAGTCTTTCCCCTGCACCGAACGGAAATGCTCGTGCAGGAGAAATATGCAAGCAATCGGCATGGCCTGCTTTCAGTCACAGGCCAACTTTCATTAATATCGGGCCATGCACGAAAAAACCGTACCGACCTACCAGAACACACCCCGCGATGCCGTCGTGACCGCACGTGACTA
The sequence above is a segment of the Pseudomonas sp. HS6 genome. Coding sequences within it:
- the arsH gene encoding arsenical resistance protein ArsH; translation: MTDLPNLDLSLTQKTTRDNGVHKPRILLLYGSTRPRSFSRLLVEEAARLLEHFGAETRIFNPSGLPLPDDAPGDHPKVQELLELMQWSEGQVWCSPERHGAMSAVFKAQIDWVPLALGAVRPTQGKTLAVMQVCGGSQSFNVVNQLRVLGRWMRMFTIPNQSSVPKAYLEFDEGNRMKPSALYDRVVDVMEELVKFTLLLRDRPDMVDRYSERKESAEELMQRVNQRSI
- a CDS encoding DUF3772 domain-containing protein, with amino-acid sequence MRNALMSLVFVVLTLLGPGLATVAAADLSNAIDIGAPLPGVSQNDLQALQQRLDGLKQQISSANNYNQLEGPQDRVQLFILDIDRLSASLLPQQAQLTVQLGVLGATPTETVAAEQADIAAQRATLIEQKTKVDTALKNLATLKQNATDLITQIASIRRTLLESELTLGTDSILSPGFWAPLVDPAPDDRQRLRSFVEQIKETGAEAWQPGQRFYTSVLVLLAFIVWTLGRRLADRWLAWVCIHRMPEGRLRRSSLAFASALATLATTAIALELLYYACTRHVPLPPMLATFSDEFQKVVYACVMITGLSRALLSTEHPSWRLPVIAEPVALTLKPFARILSVTLLVLVTAVQVSNASGMSSQIVIAGRGVIALVVLGIVTVLLMRVGKVRKALAAAGDAQVTGNTFAGVVYTIATLAMVISLGALLTGYVSLARFITYELVWAFIVFSGFYLLMQLLKDSCEYFFSPRHSSGKALKQLLGVGDRRLEQASTLLAGVGRAALLLLAVITLFVGGIGTTLGQLATNIGAILGGAGLRKLNIVPGHLLNAMLALLIGIYLIRALRRWLDNEFLPKTDMDPGMCASLSTLFSNIGYALVVLLTLSSLGVKWTNLAWIVSALSVGIGFGLQEIVKNFVSGLILLTERPVKVGDLISISGVEGDIRRINVRATEIQLSDRSIVIVPNSQLISQNLRNVTLGGSAQGVATLELMFPLDIDPEQVKNLLLDTYKEHETILGKPAPFVRFSKLSPDGITLTVTGYVDSPRIVGKTKSDLLFEILKRLGASGIELAKPAQPNA
- a CDS encoding LysE family translocator, which gives rise to MSFADNLLAFTLAATLLTLTPGLDTALVLRTATVEGKQQALRAALGINAGCLLWGAAVAFGLGALIAVSELAYNLLKYCGAAYLAWLGLNMLLRPRRSLAPAEANGKPGGNWFLKGMLGNVLNPKIGIFYVSFLPQFIPQGQPLVPWTFGLVSIHVVLGLIWSLVLIGATQPLSGFLRREKVIRWMDRTTGMIFVLFAARLAFSKR
- a CDS encoding metalloregulator ArsR/SmtB family transcription factor is translated as MLTPATFFKCLADETRARATLLITREGELCVCELVCALDDSQPKISRHLAQLRTCGLLLDRRQGQWVYYRLNPELPEWVREMLQATLAANTTWLEENSARLAAMGDRPLNTSACC
- a CDS encoding DUF1214 domain-containing protein, which produces MKKLATCTLASWAALTLLNPAFAEDAPSENGATPVTVDNFPRAESDLYIGSLAKQGGLGKLLHRREEASIDHQTVIRLNRDTLYTSGVFDLDASPVTITLPDPGKRFMALQIINEDHYTPDVFYGAGSHTLTRENVGTRYVVTAIRTLVDPNSPDDVKQVHALQDAITVSQKSAGTLELPHWDAASQKKVRDALLILSSTIPDFRRAFGTKKEVDPIRHLLGSASAWGGNPDKDATYLNVTPTKNDGKTVYRLTVKDVPVDGFWSVSLYNAEGYYEKNPQHAYTLNNLTAKKSADGSIVIQFGGCKPAVANCLPIMQGWNYTVRLYRPKAQILSGMWTFPEPKPVE
- a CDS encoding EamA family transporter; its protein translation is MQKKHLVLAVSVTAVWGLNFPVTKLGLAGIDPLLLTALRFALAALPWVFFVKRPQVAFGWIAAYGLIFGVAMWALINQGIAWGVPPGSASLLIQFSAFFTLGWGVLFFGERLGGPQLIGSVLAAAGLVGIVLCSPGDVSRAGFALVIGSAVAWSIGNVVIKVSRVHEIFAFVVWASLFPPIPLLLLTWLLHGSAPFNAVPSQLNGMTLFSLAFQVYAATHFSYWGWNLLLREYPVSRVAPLSLLIPVFGIVSSMLVLGQHPGLFDWVFILLVLLALALGSVKLPFIQRVRKGDRLILIK
- a CDS encoding arsenate reductase ArsC, with the protein product MRVLFMCTANSCRSILSEAMFNHLAPQGFEAVSAGSFPKGQVLPRSLSTLQEAGIAIAGLSSKGNDAFEDNPPDIVITVCDKAAGEACPVYFGPALKAHWGLEDPSEVSGDEAAISAAFHGTLARIETRCRAFFTLPFAQLDRDALKRELDRISLL
- a CDS encoding metallophosphoesterase family protein, producing MKIGLISDTHNLLRSEALAALQGCDAIIHAGDIGNPDILTQLAEIAPLHTVRGNNDLNSPWARDLPDLLTLNLNGWQSLLVHDIADVPTDLDPSVKLIITGHSHKPRIEWCGDRLYVNPGSAGPRRFKLPVTLAILEIQPDSIDPRLISLLDPPA